The Clostridia bacterium DNA window CATCCCTGATGCTTATATAGCCTTCGCCGCCCGGAAGCTTATTACGCTTTGGCTGATAAAAGCTGTTCTGAAGATATTTTCCTGTTATGGAGGCATCGCAGCCGATGATTTCCTGAACGCCGCCGCAGGCTACGATTTTCCCGCCATTCTTGCCCGCTCCGGGGCCGAAATCGATGATATAATCCGCCGCTTTCATGACTTCTACATCATGCTCAATAACAATGACCGTATTCCCCATATCACGCAGACGCTTTAAAACCTCGATTATTCTTTCGGTATCTCTGGAATGAAGACCGGATGTCGGCTCATCCAGCACATACAGCACACCGGTCAGACCGCTTCCCAGAACAGAGGCCAGCTTGATACGCTGCCATTCACCTGCCGACAAGGAAGAAGCCGGTTGGTCAAGGCTTAAATATCCGGCACCTGCATCAATAATCCGGTCAATTCTGCTATCTAAATCAACAACAACCTGCCTGACAATATCCCATGCTTCCGGTGCTGCTGAAGCATTAAGCATTTTCAACCATTCGCTGACACTGGTGAGGGACATAGACAAGAGCTCCCTTATATTGATACCCCCAACCTTTACTTCAAGTGTTTCCGCCCTGAAGCGTATCCCATGGCACTCAGGACATTCCTGACGTACTAAATATTTCTCAATCTTCTGTCTTGCGCTTGCGGAACTGTTTTCCGTATACCTGCGCATAAGGCTTGTAACAATTCCTTCAAATCTACCTTCGGGTACGGTTTTAGGCGGAGCAATATCGGGGAAACGCTTCTTAAACTGTTGACTTAAAACACCGTATAGAAGCAGCTCCATCTGGACTTCATTATATCTGCCGACAGGTGTATCAATATCCATTTCAAAACCATAATACCTGGCAGCCTGGAGCACTGAAGCACCGTATCTGTCGATATACATCTGATCCCATCCTGAGACAGCAAATTCCCGGATACTTTTGGAATGATCGATTAGAAGGCTGACATCCGGTGAGTTCACGACTCCGATTCCACGGCATACCGGACAGGCCCCTTGAGGCTTGTTGAAGGAAAAGTGACTGGCTGTCAGTTCTACAACCTGCTTACCGCAATGGGGGCAAGGAAGCGTCTGCTCAAATATTTCAATATTATCCGTTTCCTGATCCGGCATTTCAGAATAAACAGCTGCTGCTGTATCACTGTAGCTCTGAGTAATAATCTTACCGCAGTGCGGACACGGTCTTTCACCCAGCTTGGCAAACAATACCCGGAGATATGCGGAAATTTCAGTAACAGTACCTACTGTCGAACGGGGATTATTGTTTGTTTGATGCTGATTGATTGATATAGCCGGTGACAATCCCTCAATGCAATCAACCTTCGGCTTACTTCCGATATCCATGGTCATGCCCATGGATTCCATATACTGCCTCTGGCACTCCCGTTGCAGGGTTTCAAGCGCCAGCGTTGATTTGCCGCTGCCGGACAATCCGGTGAATACTATAAGCTTGTTTTTCGGAATCTGCACATCAATGTTCTTTAAATTATTTTCTTTTGCGCCTTTGATCTTAATGAACATGTTATCTAACATCTCCTTATACTCTTCTATTAACAAAATCAGTATACCATCACTATTTAGGGGTGGTGGTATACTGGAGGGTTTGTCGTTTGGATTTTTTATAGTATGCCAAACAATCACACCCGTCCGGCTTCAATTCAGCTTCTATATTCCATAGTGCAGGTCTGATTCTTGGCGCAAAATCATCGGACCATTCAAATCCATTTGATAATAGGGCGAGTCGCAGTAGATAAGGGCATTTTCCCGGCCGTGCTGCCGGAATAAAACCTCAAAGTCCTTGTTTTCTATGGGTATCTTTCAGTCTCCGGCTGCTCTGCCAGGTGAGCTGGAAAGTCTTCGGATATCGAAGGGCTGACAACCATGGCTGTTACAGCCGCTTCCGTAGCTATAGCGGATGAGCTTGAAGAAGACAGCAGCGCGTTTAATATCATTCATCTGCGCGTTTTCAAAGAAACGTTTCTCCTTGGTGGTAGGTGATGATCTTCAGTGGAAAAAAGATACGTGCTGACGGCGGTACTAATATTATGCCGTAATGTACGAGTACCTTGCCCGAGCAGGAAAGAGAATATACCGTGCATCCTCCACTCAGTGGTGATTCCCCGTTTCATAGCACCATTTCGCAATCTCTGCAATCAATTTCAAAGGGAGTGGCTTATTATATGGTAACTGCACCGCACCTTTGCTTGTCTTGTACTCCGTCAAAAGGTCGCCGAAATTCTCGATAGCTTTATCGCCGGGATACAACCCGATGTGCTTTTTGAATGCCGCGAAATGAATGATGTTATGCTTGCTCCAGTAAGTCGGCATACTCCACGAAATACGTTCCTGTGCGTCTGGCAGTACGGCACGGATTGTATCCCGCACCTGATTCAAAAGTGGCTGAACACTCTCAGGTTGTGCAGCGATATATGCGTCAATCGTTTTCGGCGGCTCGCCGCAGAAGTGGTCCTGGTTCTGGTTTTTGAACTCACGTCCGCATTTCGGACATTGCCACATAGTACATTCGCCTCGTTCTCTTCATAATGGGTATTTTTATTGTAATTGTCCCTTCAATAAATTCCTATTTGCCAACATGCTTCATAAAAGGACTCATTATTACTATTTTATTGTCCATATATGAAAAATTCAAGCATGTATTCAAAGAATACCCTAATGTCATCTATAATATGCCCCCAAAAAAACAGGCCGAAAATGCACTATCCTCTGTATCCTTTCTAACGGATTCAATGTTTAAACGAGCGGTTAATCGTGATTACCTGCCATTATTAACTTGTATTTGTAAAAGAAATTTCAAGTACTTATACACTTGTATATTTCAAAATCTCGAAATATACTAAAAGAAAAAGCTAAAGGTGATATTACAATGGAGCTGCGCGTATGGCAAATTACTACTGCTCTTCAGGTCGTATTATTGGTGCAATTAATAAGGGAATTTTGTGGCTGGTGCCCGACAGTGCAGAGAAACCTGTATATAAATGAGAAACAAGGAGCAATATTTATGGAAAATAAAGTTTTACTTTTGGAAGATGATATAAACTTAATTGAGGGTCTGCAATATTCTTTGACAAAAAACGGATTCGAACTTGAAATTGCTCATACAGTGAATGAAGCCGTAGCTTTAATATCAAAAAATGAATACAGTTTATTGCTGCTTGATGTCACCTTGCCGGATGGTACAGGATTTATGGTATGTGAACAGGTGCGTAAGCGAGGCAATACGATTCCCATTATTTTTTTAACGGCTTCTGATGAAGAAGTAAATATCATTCGCGGTTTAGACAGCGGTGGGGATGACTATATTACGAAGCCTTTTAAGTTGGGTGAGCTTTGCTCTCGTATGAGGGCGCTGCTACGTCGTGCCGGTGTTACAAAAGCATCAGGTACAGCTACACTCGAAATCGGGGATGTTTCGATTGATCTGCCTGGCTGCCGCGTCTTTCTGAATGGTAATCTTTTAGAATTAACAAGCGCCGAATACCGATTGTTTTGTTTACTAGTACGCAATGCCGGGCATGTCATAACACGGAAAGCAATCTTAGATGAACTGTGGGATGGAACAGGAGATTTTGTAGATGATAATACATTATCCGTTTACATTCGACGTCTGCGTGAAAAGGTAGAAAATGATCCATCACATCCTGAGCGCTTGATAACGATAAGGGGTTTTGGATATCAATGGAAAGAGGTGTCTGTATGAGCATCCTGAGAGAAAGACAGTCCCGGCACTTTTTCCTCTGTCTGATCGCACTTTCAATTTTTTTGCTTGGTTTTGGCAGTTTATTCTGCATCAGGCAGATACAGGCCGCAAAAGAAATGATGTTATTGCATGACAGCGCGGTTGCCAACTCACTTTTAAAGCAAGGCGTATCACCTGATAAGATAGCTTCCGCCATAGCTAATACAGAAGACGATGGGCAAGGGAAAAAATTACTTATTCAGCTCGGTTATACAGAAAAAACTTCCGCACGTTTTCTGCCAGCTGTTATTGGCTTTAAAGATACCACTGTTGAATATATGATGTTTGGCACACTGGTCTTTATCGGAATGCTCCTCTCCGTATGCGCAGCTTTTCTCGTAAAAAGAGACCTTTTATACCGTCAGGCGGCTAAAGTCATTCTTCAATTTACAGAAGGCAATTTCTCAGTACATTTGCCGCGGACGGAAGATGGTACACTCTATCAGCTATTTGCTTCTGTTGATAACCTTGCCGCTGCATTGCAGGCAAAAGGAGAAGCGGAGCATAAGGCTAAGGAGTTTCTTAAAGATTCGATTGCTGATATATCACATCAGCTAAAAACACCGCTGACTGCACTCAATATGTACAATGAGATTATTTCTGAAGAACCTAATAATCCTGCTACCATACTAGAATTTTCAAAGAAAGCATCAGTAGCTCTTGGGCGTATGGAGCAACTGATACAGTCGCTTTTGAAAATTACACGCCTTGATGCCAGAAGCATCAAATTTGAAAAAGCTCCTTATCTACTTTCGGAAATAGTTGCACAGGCTACTGAAGAGTTAACAATCCGCGCCTCTTGTGAAGAAAAACGACTTACAGTAAGCGGACATTTGGATGATCAAATCACCTGCGATTTACAATGGACAAGTGAGGCTGTTGGGAATATCGTCAAAAACGCCTTAGATCATACTAGTCCCGGCGGACACGTTCACATTTCATGGGAGCGCTCTCCTGCTATGACGCGTATTACGGTTGCGGACGATGGAACAGGTATTGATCAAGGTGATGTTCACCATATTTTCAAACGGTTTTATCGGAGCAAAAAATCTTCAGATACACAAGGGGTCGGTCTTGGACTGTCATTGGCAAAAGCCATTGTAGAGGGACAAGGGGGGATCTTATCTGTTCAGAGTACTCCAAATGTCGGCACAGCTTTTACCATCTCGTTTCTTACAGAATCGTAAGCTGCTATTCACCTTATTGTAAGCTGTATCTGATATTCTTTACGAAAGGGGGTACAAAACTATGGAAATATTAAAAGTTGAAAACCTATATAAGTCCTACGGCAAAGGAGAAACACAGGTTAACGCCTTGAAAGATGTTTCCTTTTCCATGGAAAAAGGCGAATTTGCAGCAGTGGTTGGTGAATCGGGTTCAGGAAAAAGTACGCTATTGAATTGTATAGGCGGCTTGGACAACCCGACTTCCGGTAAGGTCTACCTCGATAGTGAGGATTTATTTTCCATGAAAGAACAAAAACGTACTGTCTTCCGGCGTAAAAACATCGGCTTTGTGTTTCAGTCCTTCCAATTGGTCCCGGAGTTGACTGTGGAGCAAAATATTATTTTTCCGCTGCTCCTGGATTACCAGAAGCCTGATGTGTATGCAGTCAATGAGATTTTAGAGGTTCTCGGTCTGACAGATCGTCGCAGGCATTTGCCCAGCCAACTTTCCGGCGGGCAGCAGCAACGTGCGGCAATCGGCCGTGCGCTGATTACAAAACCCAAACTAATATTAGCTGATGAACCAACTGGAAACCTAGACACGAAGAACAGCCATGATGTCATGGATTTGCTGATGAAAGCATCCCGTCATTACCAACAGACAATCTTGATGATTACTCACAACATAAACCTTACCTCCTCTGTGGACCGCGTACTTCGTGTAACAGACGGTGTTCTTGCTGACCTGGGAGGGATTCGTGAATGAAAAGCTACCTTGACTTAATCCCCATTTCTGCAAAGGTCCGAAAAAAACAAAATAAGATGACACGGATATGTATTGTCCTTGCAGTGTTCCTTGTCACGGCTATTTTCGGTATGGCCGATATGGAAATGCGCAGCCAACAGTTACAAGCAATCAAGGGCAGCGGCAATTGGCACGTTATGTTTGCCGGAGTTGACGAGCAGACCGCGACGATGATCGCCTCCCGTCCGGAAGTCAAGTCATCCGGGTGGTATGCTTATCTCGAAGGAAAAGACCAATGCACAGTTTCGGGAAAAGCCGTCAGTGTTGGCGGGCTGGACAAATATGTATTTGAAGATATGTTCCCTTCAAAGGTAGTAGAGGGGAGCTATCCAACAAAGATTAATGAGGTCGTGTTAACGGAAAATGCAAAAAGCGGTTTGAGTATTAACGTAGGGGATACTATCACACTGGAACATTTGGGTACTGAGCCAATACAGCTTTCTGTTGCCGGCTTCGTAGAGGGTACTTCAAAACTGTTAAGGCAAGATGCATATGCCATACTATTTACAACTGAAGGTTTTCGCTCCGTTGTTCCAGCAAAGATGTATACAAGTTATTATATGTTGCAGCTTTCCACGTATTGCAATATGCAAAAAGTGATTTTTGATATTACACAGCAATTTCAGTTGACCGATAAACAAGCTTTACAGAATGGCAATCTTCTTGCAGTACTTGGACAAAGCAATAACAGCTATATGTTTCAACTATATAGTGTCGCTGGCGTCCTATTTATCATAGTGCTGCTGGCCGGGGTTTTGATGATTGCAAGCAGCTTGAACAGCAATGTCTTGCAGAGAACAGAGTTTTTTGGCATGATGTGCTGTCTGGGAGCCACCAAAAGGCAGATTATGCGGTTTGTACGAAAAGAAGCCCTTCAATGGTGCAAAACAGCAATACCTATCGGTCTGGGTATGGGAATTGTGGTTGTCTGGATACTATGCGCACTTCTGAAATTTTTCAGTCCTGGTTACTTTGCTGAAATGCCAACCTTTGGAATCAGTTGGATCAGTATTCTGTCCGGTATTGCAGTAGGCATCCTTACGGTGCTCTTAGCTGCAAGAGCTCCCGCGAAAAAGGCAGCCCGTGTATCTCCAATGGCAGCTGTTTCAGGAAATGCATATTCTGTTCAGCCAGTAAGCACAGCTGCAAAAACGGCTTTTTTCAAAGTAGATATAGCTCTTGGCATCCACCATGCAAAATCAAGCAAAAAAAATCTCTTTTTAATGATTGGTTCATTTGCCCTTAGTATTATACTGTTTCTATGCTTTTCTACGGCGGTTGATTTTATGCGTCATGCAGTCAAGCCCTTAAAACCATGGATACCGGATCTTTCCATTGTAAGCAAGGACAACACCTGCTCAGTAGATAACAGTCTGATTCAGAAATTACAGGATAATCCGAAAGTTAAGCGGGCATATGGGCGGATGTTTGCATATAATGTTCCTGTGAAAGGCACCGGGCAAAACAAAGTCATCAATATGATTTCTTACGAGAATAATCAGTTTCAATGGGCAAAAGATGACTTACTGGAAGGGTCTCTTGATGATGTGCAGCAGAAAGATAATGAAGTTTTGATTGTCTATGATTCAGAAAGCACACTTCATGTCGGTGATACTATCGCATTAAGTTCTGGAGTTGGGCAAAAAAAAATCAATGTCGCAGGTATGCTATCCACCAGCCCGTTCGACCATGTGGTAGGTGTAGATACTGTTATTTGCTCTGAAAACACTTTTCAACA harbors:
- a CDS encoding DUF1801 domain-containing protein — its product is MWQCPKCGREFKNQNQDHFCGEPPKTIDAYIAAQPESVQPLLNQVRDTIRAVLPDAQERISWSMPTYWSKHNIIHFAAFKKHIGLYPGDKAIENFGDLLTEYKTSKGAVQLPYNKPLPLKLIAEIAKWCYETGNHH
- a CDS encoding ABC transporter ATP-binding protein; this translates as MEILKVENLYKSYGKGETQVNALKDVSFSMEKGEFAAVVGESGSGKSTLLNCIGGLDNPTSGKVYLDSEDLFSMKEQKRTVFRRKNIGFVFQSFQLVPELTVEQNIIFPLLLDYQKPDVYAVNEILEVLGLTDRRRHLPSQLSGGQQQRAAIGRALITKPKLILADEPTGNLDTKNSHDVMDLLMKASRHYQQTILMITHNINLTSSVDRVLRVTDGVLADLGGIRE
- a CDS encoding ABC transporter permease; translation: MKSYLDLIPISAKVRKKQNKMTRICIVLAVFLVTAIFGMADMEMRSQQLQAIKGSGNWHVMFAGVDEQTATMIASRPEVKSSGWYAYLEGKDQCTVSGKAVSVGGLDKYVFEDMFPSKVVEGSYPTKINEVVLTENAKSGLSINVGDTITLEHLGTEPIQLSVAGFVEGTSKLLRQDAYAILFTTEGFRSVVPAKMYTSYYMLQLSTYCNMQKVIFDITQQFQLTDKQALQNGNLLAVLGQSNNSYMFQLYSVAGVLFIIVLLAGVLMIASSLNSNVLQRTEFFGMMCCLGATKRQIMRFVRKEALQWCKTAIPIGLGMGIVVVWILCALLKFFSPGYFAEMPTFGISWISILSGIAVGILTVLLAARAPAKKAARVSPMAAVSGNAYSVQPVSTAAKTAFFKVDIALGIHHAKSSKKNLFLMIGSFALSIILFLCFSTAVDFMRHAVKPLKPWIPDLSIVSKDNTCSVDNSLIQKLQDNPKVKRAYGRMFAYNVPVKGTGQNKVINMISYENNQFQWAKDDLLEGSLDDVQQKDNEVLIVYDSESTLHVGDTIALSSGVGQKKINVAGMLSTSPFDHVVGVDTVICSENTFQQLTGNNDYTIIDIQLSQDATDEDVNDIRSLAGSDTNFSDRRLSNSEARGVYYSFGLFIYGFLIIIALITVFNIVNSIAMSVSARVKQYGAMRAIGMSNRQLIKMVTAEAAAYSISGSIVGCVVGLPLHKLLFEKMITSRWGDPWYIPFDVIGIMVAIVILTSVLAVQGPAKRIHNMSIVDTISAQ
- the uvrA gene encoding excinuclease ABC subunit UvrA, with the translated sequence MFIKIKGAKENNLKNIDVQIPKNKLIVFTGLSGSGKSTLALETLQRECQRQYMESMGMTMDIGSKPKVDCIEGLSPAISINQHQTNNNPRSTVGTVTEISAYLRVLFAKLGERPCPHCGKIITQSYSDTAAAVYSEMPDQETDNIEIFEQTLPCPHCGKQVVELTASHFSFNKPQGACPVCRGIGVVNSPDVSLLIDHSKSIREFAVSGWDQMYIDRYGASVLQAARYYGFEMDIDTPVGRYNEVQMELLLYGVLSQQFKKRFPDIAPPKTVPEGRFEGIVTSLMRRYTENSSASARQKIEKYLVRQECPECHGIRFRAETLEVKVGGINIRELLSMSLTSVSEWLKMLNASAAPEAWDIVRQVVVDLDSRIDRIIDAGAGYLSLDQPASSLSAGEWQRIKLASVLGSGLTGVLYVLDEPTSGLHSRDTERIIEVLKRLRDMGNTVIVIEHDVEVMKAADYIIDFGPGAGKNGGKIVACGGVQEIIGCDASITGKYLQNSFYQPKRNKLPGGEGYISIRDAAVNNLKNINVDIPLGRFVTVTGVSGSGKSSLIFGHLAEAAEIYFHQTKKNRKPDISGLDKLTAAVIINQQSIGRSNRSNAATYTDLFTDIRDLFASMPETKARGLTAKHFSYNVPGGRCEKCQGTGRLSISMHFLPDVEVVCPVCRGKRYQKPVLDIKYSGYNISDVLELSIDEAVKLFSEEENIVVKLQILQDVGLGYLGLGQSTATLSGGEAQRLKLAKELSAGAGGRVLYLFDEPTTGLHPHDAGRLVTVFDRLVKLGNSVVVIEHNAEMILESDWVIDLGPEGGNEGGEIVAQGSPEEIMKNSCSHTGKVLSSLYCKL
- a CDS encoding HAMP domain-containing histidine kinase, whose amino-acid sequence is MSILRERQSRHFFLCLIALSIFLLGFGSLFCIRQIQAAKEMMLLHDSAVANSLLKQGVSPDKIASAIANTEDDGQGKKLLIQLGYTEKTSARFLPAVIGFKDTTVEYMMFGTLVFIGMLLSVCAAFLVKRDLLYRQAAKVILQFTEGNFSVHLPRTEDGTLYQLFASVDNLAAALQAKGEAEHKAKEFLKDSIADISHQLKTPLTALNMYNEIISEEPNNPATILEFSKKASVALGRMEQLIQSLLKITRLDARSIKFEKAPYLLSEIVAQATEELTIRASCEEKRLTVSGHLDDQITCDLQWTSEAVGNIVKNALDHTSPGGHVHISWERSPAMTRITVADDGTGIDQGDVHHIFKRFYRSKKSSDTQGVGLGLSLAKAIVEGQGGILSVQSTPNVGTAFTISFLTES
- a CDS encoding response regulator transcription factor, with protein sequence MENKVLLLEDDINLIEGLQYSLTKNGFELEIAHTVNEAVALISKNEYSLLLLDVTLPDGTGFMVCEQVRKRGNTIPIIFLTASDEEVNIIRGLDSGGDDYITKPFKLGELCSRMRALLRRAGVTKASGTATLEIGDVSIDLPGCRVFLNGNLLELTSAEYRLFCLLVRNAGHVITRKAILDELWDGTGDFVDDNTLSVYIRRLREKVENDPSHPERLITIRGFGYQWKEVSV